The Hyphomicrobiales bacterium genome has a window encoding:
- a CDS encoding MFS transporter, whose amino-acid sequence MADPATAQSGSDPYSFETRKQYSVLTMNTLAFTVNFAVWTMFSVIGIRIKSELALNETEFGLLVATPILTGSLVRLPLGILTDRFGGRVIYFIQMILVAIPTYGLAFATEYWQYLAIGLFVGLAGGSFAIGIAYTSAWFPKEKQGTAMGIFGAGNAGAAVTNLVAPLIIIALGWRAVPQIYSVAMLAMAVIFWFFTYPDPRLEERRQKGRFPTLSDQLAPLAELRVWRFGLAYYFVFGGFVALALWLPKYYISEYGLSLSAAAFISMFFTLPSGVIRALGGWISDRYGGSTTTWWVFWVCIVCLFFLSYPPTTLVIHGIKGSVNLDIAVGVILFTVLVFVVGIAQGIGKASVYRELADYYPANMGAVGGLVGVIGGLGGFTLPIMFGVAADATDVRSSTFMLMYAVVAGVMIWTWMAERGERAAVLEREPALRERLGLHAARRWLTDWRPDDEAFWRQQGRRIALRNLILSMPPLFLSFAVWMVWSVVVVELPRIGFKFTTDQLFWLAAAPGISGGALRLAYSFVVPIFGGRNWTVFSTASLLLPTLWMALAVQDPNTNYVVFVAIALLCGLGGGNFSASMANISFFFPKKMQGTALGWNAGAGNLGVGVMQAVVPLAIYGGALWIKGGTPQTHTDGAVVSMVWMQNAGFIWVPLIVAATIAAAWGQNNIRGAQASFGEQVGIFKRKHAWILAWLYTGTFGSFIGFAAAFPQLLSTLFPDSDAKHWAFVGPLLGALVRPLGGWLSDRLGGAKVTFWNFAVMLVAAMTILAFLPSESNGNTLPWFYAAFVLLFITTGIGNGSVFHVVPNVFLKLHTRAAAGKDKAAQDRAVAEGEIEASVALGFTAGIAALGLFFIPAMIAISLNTTGTAATALTVFIVFYVTCLLATWWWYRRRGAEVRCD is encoded by the coding sequence ATGGCGGACCCTGCCACCGCCCAGAGCGGGAGCGACCCGTACAGCTTCGAGACCCGCAAGCAATATTCCGTCCTGACCATGAATACGTTGGCCTTTACGGTCAACTTCGCGGTCTGGACGATGTTTTCCGTCATCGGCATCAGGATCAAGAGCGAGCTGGCTCTTAACGAGACGGAGTTCGGCTTGCTGGTCGCAACGCCGATCCTGACCGGATCGCTGGTGCGCCTGCCACTTGGCATTCTGACCGACCGGTTCGGCGGCCGTGTCATCTATTTCATCCAGATGATCCTGGTGGCGATCCCGACCTACGGATTGGCGTTCGCCACCGAATATTGGCAGTACCTCGCCATCGGTCTGTTCGTGGGTCTCGCCGGCGGGTCGTTCGCCATCGGCATCGCCTACACGTCCGCCTGGTTCCCGAAGGAGAAGCAGGGCACCGCCATGGGCATCTTCGGCGCCGGCAACGCGGGCGCCGCCGTGACGAACCTGGTGGCGCCATTGATCATCATTGCGCTGGGCTGGCGCGCGGTGCCGCAGATCTACTCCGTCGCCATGTTGGCGATGGCGGTAATTTTCTGGTTCTTCACCTATCCAGATCCAAGACTGGAGGAACGCCGGCAAAAGGGACGTTTTCCGACCCTCAGCGACCAGCTCGCGCCGCTTGCGGAATTGCGCGTGTGGCGATTTGGACTCGCCTACTACTTCGTCTTCGGCGGTTTCGTCGCGCTCGCGCTTTGGCTACCGAAATATTACATCTCGGAATATGGCCTGAGCCTCAGTGCCGCGGCCTTCATTTCAATGTTCTTCACGCTGCCCTCCGGCGTCATTCGCGCGCTGGGCGGGTGGATCTCGGATCGGTACGGCGGCAGCACCACGACCTGGTGGGTGTTCTGGGTCTGCATCGTCTGCCTGTTCTTCCTCTCTTATCCGCCCACCACCCTGGTGATTCACGGCATCAAGGGAAGCGTGAACCTTGACATCGCCGTCGGGGTCATTCTGTTCACGGTTCTCGTCTTCGTTGTCGGAATCGCCCAGGGCATCGGCAAGGCAAGCGTCTATCGCGAGCTTGCCGACTACTACCCGGCCAACATGGGCGCCGTCGGCGGCCTGGTCGGGGTCATCGGCGGTCTCGGCGGTTTCACGCTTCCCATCATGTTCGGCGTCGCCGCCGATGCCACCGACGTGCGCTCAAGCACGTTCATGCTGATGTATGCCGTTGTCGCCGGCGTCATGATCTGGACCTGGATGGCCGAACGCGGCGAACGCGCCGCCGTCCTTGAGCGGGAACCGGCGCTGCGCGAACGGCTGGGCCTGCATGCCGCGCGCCGCTGGCTCACCGACTGGCGCCCGGACGACGAGGCGTTCTGGCGGCAGCAGGGCCGGCGCATCGCGTTGCGCAACCTGATCCTGTCCATGCCGCCGCTGTTCCTGTCCTTTGCGGTCTGGATGGTCTGGAGCGTGGTGGTGGTCGAGCTGCCCCGCATCGGCTTCAAGTTCACCACCGATCAGCTGTTCTGGCTGGCGGCCGCGCCGGGCATCTCGGGCGGCGCGCTGCGGCTCGCCTATTCATTCGTCGTACCGATCTTCGGCGGCCGCAACTGGACGGTGTTCAGCACGGCTTCGCTGCTGCTGCCGACGCTGTGGATGGCGCTGGCGGTGCAGGACCCGAACACGAACTACGTGGTGTTCGTCGCCATCGCGCTGCTGTGCGGACTGGGCGGCGGCAATTTCTCCGCCAGCATGGCCAATATCAGCTTCTTCTTCCCCAAGAAGATGCAGGGCACGGCGCTCGGCTGGAACGCGGGCGCCGGCAACCTCGGCGTCGGCGTGATGCAGGCGGTGGTGCCGCTGGCGATCTACGGCGGCGCGCTCTGGATCAAGGGCGGTACCCCGCAGACCCATACCGACGGCGCCGTCGTCAGCATGGTCTGGATGCAGAATGCCGGCTTCATCTGGGTTCCGCTGATCGTGGCCGCCACCATCGCCGCCGCCTGGGGCCAGAACAACATCCGCGGCGCGCAGGCAAGCTTCGGCGAACAGGTCGGCATTTTCAAGCGCAAGCACGCCTGGATCCTGGCCTGGCTCTATACCGGCACGTTCGGCTCGTTCATCGGATTTGCCGCCGCCTTCCCGCAACTCCTGTCGACCTTGTTCCCGGACTCCGATGCCAAACATTGGGCGTTCGTCGGCCCGCTGCTCGGCGCGCTGGTGCGGCCGCTCGGCGGCTGGCTGTCCGACCGCCTCGGCGGCGCCAAGGTCACTTTCTGGAACTTCGCGGTCATGTTGGTGGCGGCGATGACGATCCTGGCATTCCTGCCGTCAGAATCGAACGGCAACACGCTGCCGTGGTTCTATGCAGCTTTTGTCTTGTTGTTCATCACCACCGGAATCGGCAACGGCTCGGTGTTCCATGTCGTCCCCAATGTTTTCCTGAAGCTGCACACGCGGGCTGCGGCCGGAAAAGACAAGGCGGCCCAGGATCGTGCGGTCGCCGAAGGCGAGATCGAGGCCTCCGTCGCACTCGGCTTCACGGCAGGAATTGCCGCGCTCGGGCTGTTCTTCATCCCGGCGATGATCGCGATCTCGCTCAATACGACGGGTACGGCCGCAACCGCGCTGACCGTTTTCATCGTGTTCTACGTGACCTGCCTGTTGGCGACCTGGTGGTGGTACCGGCGCCGGGGCGCGGAAGTCCGGTGCGACTGA